Within Vicia villosa cultivar HV-30 ecotype Madison, WI linkage group LG1, Vvil1.0, whole genome shotgun sequence, the genomic segment atacaaaaataaaaattttatatttaattttttaaaatatttaaaaataaataaatttacttGATTCGGGATCAATTTTTGTTGTCTTCAAATATTGTTGGAAAGTGTGGATACGAATGAGTGTTTAaatctaaatctatcatataagaaaagtctaccatttgagACTTTCTTAGGCTATCCACATCAGCAACTCTTCTCTCAATGATCCACATCAGCTTTGGTGGTTACTACAGAATTTTTGATCCTTCAACTGCATGGTGGGCTGCGGCAGTTATGGCTGTGGAAGTTTCACCCTCACAGCTTCTCATGTTGCTGCAGTTATGTAAGGACCATTACTCTGTGCCTCTCCACGTTCCAAACTGCACAATTGCAGTAATTATGTGTTTAAATGGCTTGCCTATTTATCAGTGATTTCATTCTTCTCTTTCCATGCTTGCTAACTTCTGCGGTAATCATTCAGTGCAGTGTGAATTTGCATTATCATGTCAAGGCCTGTTGAGAGAATAGCAGAGATCAATGATGGAAAAGAGCTTTGGAAGATTGTTGTTAGGATTCACCACCGATGGAAAGTTGTCTCCAACAGCAAGGAACATTTTGAAATGATCTTtgttgacaaattggtgattaccCTGTTTATGTTTCAGTATGTTTATCATTTACCTATGTTTGTatagtttgaatcatttgttgGTTTCTGCTGCAGGGAGATGATATTCATGCTGTTGTTCCAGCACCGCATGTGTCGGTTTTCACCGAAAAATGCTTATTAGGCCATACTTATACTGTATCTAATTTTAAGGTGGTGCCTTATGTTCTGGCCTTCAGGGCATCGGGACACAGATATATGATAAAGTTTACTGCTGGAACGTCTGTTCTTGATGAAGACAAACATGAGATACCCCCGAAATCGATTTTATTTACAAGTTTTTCAGACATCATAACAGGGAGGTTTGACAAACATGTTCTGATTCGTGAGGatggtttttggtttttttattgtcTCATGTTTTGATGCATTATAGCCGtgtgaaattaataaatttatttcagATGTCGTTGGAATGGTGGATAGTATTGGTTATGCGCAGACTGAGTCAGGTGCAAAGAAGCAGCAAATTAGCATGATGTTGCGTGATCACAGGTTTGTTTTTTTATACATTAAACTGCCTCATATATGAATCATGTTATATATCTTAATGTGTTGTGATCATGGTTTAGCAACAACATGTTGAACTGTACTCTGTGGGAATCATACGCGGATCAGTTCATCAAGTTTAACAAAGTTAGGGTTGCTGCATCACTACCTACAGTTGTGTTGCTTCAGTATGCCAAAGTGAAGGAAGAAGGTTATTCCATgacttattttataaattaatactaAATCAAAAAAATCTGTGATAAATATATTGACAAGGTGTAATTTGAATTTGCAGGAAAGTATCCTCTGTCTGTGACAAACACCTACAATGTGACCCTTTTATGTGTTGATGCTGATTTTCCGATCATGAAAGACTTTATTGATAGGTATGTTGATAGTTTCATCCATTTTATGcaattatttttttcatgtaTGAATTTGATAATGATCCATGCTCTGCAGAATGCCTGAGGAGAGCAAGGTAACCCTGTCTGACCAACTTGGAGGGAATTCCCAATATTCCTCCCAAAGTTCTGAAAATCAACAGCTCACTCCTGTGCAAAAATTGTTCTCAAAGGCTGTTGTTTTGCCTATTGCTGAGATTATTCAACTTACGGATGTATGTCTTTCTATTTTCCTATATTATCGTAATTATAACCTCATTGTTTAGTGTGTCACATGTTTCTGATTTTGGCTGCTATTTGTCCAGGTTACATTTTGCGCTACTGTCGCTACAACAAAATTATTAGTAGCATCTCCATTTGGGTGGTTCTATCGTGCCTGCCATATGTGTCAATCTATAGCGCGCGGGGACAGCCCCCCCTTTGAGTGTGAAGCTGGTCATGAAACCATGGCTGAAGTCCTTAGGTTTTAGTTGTTCTCACCTAATAGATGTTGTTTCTGTCATGTTTTTGATGTTTCTATGTTGTCGGGTTTTTTAACCGAATGACTTCTTATGATGTTCAGGTATAAGATTGAAATTGAGGTTACTCACGGGGGCCAAAGCTGCAATTTTGTCTTCTGGAACAGAgaatgtgaaatgttgttgggttTATCTGCATCGCAACTTCGTAACACTATGATTCAGGTTATATTTATATTGTGCAGACGAATTAGAATGTACTTTTCAATACTCTGTGTACACTAATATGGCCAGTTGTTTAAATAGGCTGGAATTACTGATCCATTGGACTTTCCGTTAGCACTTGATCAGTTGTTGAAGTTGGAAATGGCTATGAAGGTTAAGTGGCATCCACGCTGGAAGAACTGTTCCGTCGTTATGATTATAAAAAATGATCCTATTATCCAGCAACTTAAGGAAAAATGGGGAACAGATGAGGTCAGCTCTAATAAACTGACATTTGTTTTATAAAAGAGGACTTCATATTATAACAATTTTTGGcctgattttgtttttctttggtaAATTCTCAAGGAACCTATTCCAATCCAAACTGTCGTACCTGATACTCTGGAGGTAGAAATTTTAAACTGTGTATGCATTTTTTTGCTTTTCCTGTGATTATGTTATATTGAAAACTGTGTTTAACAATATATAGATTAAAGAGAGTGTTGATGAAGCTAAAACAGATGCCAATGAAGACTGTGAATTGGTTACAGTAAGTCTCACTGCAACACACTTACCTACTTACATTTAGATCAATATTACTAACACTTACCGACTTACATTTATATCAATATTCCTAACTAATAGTCTTCATCGTGGCATTGCAGGACCTGGAAATTACATCTGAACACAAGCCGGATGCTGTCACACCTGGTGGTAAGAGACATCTTCCTGCTGCATCAAGTGAATCTATTGATGGGGAACTGTCATCAAACAAGCTGAAGAAGATAATTAAAATGGAGAAGATTGATTaggaatatttttattttgtgtgtGTTTTGCTTAGGTGTTTGTTATAAAAACTGAATGTTAGTTTCCTTTGCTTTTAATCATGTGTGTGATTTCATTTTCTGTAATAATTAGTGCATGAATACTGGCTATGTGCTTCTGTTATGTTCAATTTGATTTAAGAATTATCAATAGTTTCTTTGGCTTATtatattcaaatgattcaaattgaactacatattatatatactattattaattattttgattctttttgATCATATATCAAACACTCCATTTTAACTATACCTCTTATAACGGGGTGctccttttttattatttttaatgttagttACAATAATGATGTTGCAAAGAACGGTTTGTTTGGATTAGCAGAATTTAAGTTTTCTGTCATTACATTGTAAACTAAAACATGGATTGTGTCTCACAAACAAACACCAGGACTTTTAACATTTGACTATGTTAACtatcaataaataattttatgtctGATCTTACTATAATGTTGATACAATATTATGGGACAGATTTCATTTTAACTAACAGCATATCAGAGCGGATTAATAGAATATAATAGGAGAACTTAAAAAATTTGTCCCGAAAACGATTATAGATTAGATCTTCCAGTGGTCACAATATTACTGTGTTCACATTTTGGATAAAGTGCTTACAAAATAACATGTAGCagaatatatataacacaatgtaCCAAAATAACATTCCCAACATATAATGTAACCATTAAAATTCGGGTATAGTACACGGTTTGCAAATAGCAGCAGTTTCTTCATTGTCTTTCAACCTTCACATAGATATACGGAGAGAATCGCAGCATACTCCACGCTATTGTATCCCCATTACGCAGGTTAAGAGATTTGGCGAATTCGTACCATCCCAGGGCCATGTACTTTTCATATGGCTGGGGTATTCCTTTTCTGTTAGCTTTGTGAACCTGACAGGTAACAATGTTCTTCGTCCTCACATCCAGCAGGTTGATTTCATCTTGAAAGCGACGGAGGCATCTTTTGGCGATTTCCTTAGGGAAATGCTGCATACAAGAAATAAGGTAACTATTAACGATATATACTATTTACATTTTCAATAACATGCTGCAAATATTCAAATATCTCCTTACCATTACATTCTGCTGTGTAGATTTAGCATTTGTAACATGGGTGTTCCAGAAAAATTTTTGAGCCCCTATAGAACTGTCTACAGTAATGTCTGTACCGACCTTTGCTTTTTTCACCACTTTACCCTTTTGTTTCTTACCCTCTTTTGATCCACTTGGTTCACCAACTTCAGAAACTTTGATTTCATTTGTGTCAATGTCTGTTGATTCCTCTTTTATCTTTACAGGTCCTGCATTGGGATTGCTTTTAACCATTGCGCTATTTTGTGCGACAACATCAACATTCGTCACAACACGATCAGCAGTGACATTGCGCTGTTTATTCCTGCGTTTTCTTTCCACCTTAGGATCGTACCCTGTTTCCTTTACCAAATCTTCTATGATTTCCATTGCCTGATCATCGCTGTTCCAACATCAAATATGGATTAAAAACAAACCGCATATGAAGCATTCTTTACTAAGCAATAGTCATATGCCGAGCAACGACGGGATATGAAATCCAACAATAAAAACCAACAATAGTCATTCAGTCACATTTGATTTCTTGACAAATACCACACATAATACAACATTGCGCTATATTGATACTACACCCATCACTAAATGTTGTTAAGTGTTATTACCACACTACCATATTTTGTATACCGGTATACCCTATTTTCTACCGCAAAGCAATGGTGAAATAAAATTATCTACTTATACCTGAAATCATTTTCATCATCAGAGGGAATACGCACAGAAGGACCACCGTGTGAAGATGCCATTGTCGGAACCCTAACCGCAGGCAGTTGCAATGCTAAACTTCTATTCAGTGCAATAGGAAACAAGTACTTGGTACATGCAGAAAGTGGGTTAACTGTTCAGTTTCTATTTACTTATAATATTAGTTTTGACTTAAAGTCTTTTTAAAAGAGTAACACatccatcaaataaaatattataaataacctgtatagattaaattaaatacatttaaCACACACAACAGTTATAAGGGAGGGATAAGTAGTAATTTAAATCTATAACCATCATTCTATTCATATTCAGTTCCAATTTCATATATATTCAagtatgaaataaaaattaaaatcaatactGCATTCATGACATTTGAACCCACCAATTCCCCTTCAATTAGAAACTGTAAACTTTTAGTATTCAAAATCATGAAGTAGCATGCTATACATCTCATATTGTGTGTATAAATCTATACAAATCAATCTTATTTGTAGTATTATTATTCATCCTACTTTTGTGTTTGTGATGGAAACAGATGTTGTTAAAAACACTGCTCCTCAAACATCCATTGCAAGACAGAGGAGAAAGCTTATTCTTAAAGCAAAGAGGGATTATCGAAACCGTGTCAGATCAAGCAACCTCACTTcccatttaaatcataattttacaTCTTCTGTAACATAtgaaaccactattgaaacggctATGGCTAGAAAGAGAAGGAAAATAATCTTGGATAACAGAAAAAGATTGAGAAATTTGTTCAATACTGAAGTTAGTAGGGTTCAAAATACGAACAACATTGTTAGTCAAAGTCAGAAAATGGATCATGCATCTACTTCAAATTATAATATGTCAAGTCAGTCCATGGATCATCCATCTACCTCAAATCATAATGTGTCTGTTGAATCTCATTATGAAGACAATGATGACTCCAACTctaacaataatttaaattcttcTAATAGTTTCGGCTCTGACGAAGATTCAGACCCGGCACAATTACAGGAGGCCCATCTTCAAGGTATTTCCATATCATACACTGATAACCAAATGATGTACACTTCTTCTGTTAATAGACATATTCAGTATTGTGGTTTCTTCTTTCAGAATATTACGATATTGGCGACCAAAGTTATGAATGCGCACACTGCCAagcatgtatgtggtaccaagaAAAAGTGAATAGACACAAAATTACAGCAACTCCTCGCTTTTATCGTTGTTGCCGTGGAGGAAAAATTGTTCTTCCGTTCCTTGAGCAACCTCCACAAGTGTTGCAAGATCTTCTATTTAATAACACATATTCAGATAGTAAAAACTACCAGGCTAACATACGAACATACAACGCAATGTTCTCATTCACTTCCCCTGGAATGAAGTTCGACACAACATATTCTAAAAGAGGTGGACCCCCTACTTTGAGACTGCAGGGTCAGACCTGTCATCGAATTGGTACACTGCTGCCAGAAACAGGGCAACCTCCGCAATATGCTCAATTATACATCTATGACACGGACAATGAAGTTGAACACAGAATAAAATGTTTCAAGTAAGCATGCTCAGACATAATTACAcaattgttttataaaaatattatgttaaactatttattcATGGCTGCGAAAAATAAACAGGGACAACAAAGGCATCGAGCGACCGGTTGTCAAAAAGCTCAAGATGATGTTAGATCAGCACAATGTTCATGCCAAAGCTTTTAGAATGGCAAGGGATGTTTTAAGGACAAATTCTTTCACAGATTTAAAACTCAGGCTTATTTCTGATAGATCCGAAGATGGCCGTGTTTACAACAAACCTACTGTCTCAGAAGTGGCTGCACTCATTGTGGGAGACATTAATTCTGCTGATAAAAGGGACATCTTAATTCAGCGCCGCAATGGTGGTTTGCAACGAATAGATGAGTTTCACCCAGCATATTTGGCTTATCAGTATCCTCTTATATTTCCTTATGGGGAAGATGGTTACAGGAAAAATATAATGCACAGATATCGCCATGAAACTGAGGTCACTAAGAGAAACCGTCAAAGCATTAAGGATTGGTTTTCTTACCGGTTACAACAACGTCGCAAAGAGGCAAAAACACTACTTTACTCAAGACGCCTATTTCAACAATTCTTAGTCGACGGCTATGCTATGATGGAATCCGAACGACTGAATTGGTTGAGAGATAATCAGTCGAAATTAAGAGTGGGCAAATATAATAATTTGGCCGCTCAAACTGATTGCGATACAAGAAATGAACACCAAAAGCGAGGAAAACGAGTTGTTCTGCCATCAACATTTGTTGGTAGCAAGAGATATATGGATCAACTATATTTTGACGGTATGGCCATTTCAAGTCAATTGGGATTCCCTGATTTATTTGTTACTTTTACCTGCAACCCAAATTGGCCTGAAATTAAAAGAGCATTGTCAGGCACAGGTCTACAACCCCATGATAGGCCAGATATCATttcaaaagttttcaaaataaagTTTGATACCCTCATGGATGATATTACAAAACACCATGTCGTGGGAAAAGTGATTGCATGTAAGTTGTTTCATTTAATTATACTACTTTTCAATCATGTGTCTGTGTAGTACCAAAATATTACATCGAACAAACTTTCAATTTAATAGATATGTACACCATCGAATTCCAAAAGCGCGGATTGCCACATGCTCACATCTTGATATTCCTACACCCTAAGAGCAAATACCCAACACCATCTGACATAGACAAGATCATTTCTGCTGAAATTCCCGACCCGACTGTTCATCCCAATTTATACAAATTGGTTAGGGCACATATGATGCATGGACCCTGTGGGCTTGCTCGCGTGACCTCACAATGTATGAAGAATGGACGATGCTCTAAATACTACCCCAAAAAGTTTATTGAAGACACTATTGTTGATGCAGAGGGTTATCCGCTGTATAGGAGAAGATCAAAAACCTTCACTATTGAAAAAAATGGTATCACCTTGGACAACAGACATGTGGTTCCATATAATACCAGATTTCTTATGAAATACCAGGCACATATAAACATGGAATGGTGTAATCAGAGTACTTCcataaaatatcttttcaaatatatcaataaaggctatgacagaataacagcagcagTTTCAACAAATAGCAatcaacctgttgatgagatccaACAATATCTCGACTGCAGGTATGTCTCACCCAGTGAAGCATGCTGGCGCATTTACTCTTACAATATTCATGGCAGAAAACCAGCTGTGGAACGTATGTTCTATCATTTGGTTGGGGAGAAACCTATATACTATACAGATTATGCACGCATGGAAAATGTGTTGGAAACTGCAAGTGTGACTGAATCAATGTTTACTGCATGGCTGGTAGCAAATGCTAAATATGAAGAGGCACAAACATTAACTTATGGTCAGTTTGTCTCAAAGTTTGTTTACcacaaaaaaaagagagaatggaAACCGCGGAAAAAAGGCTTCACCATTGGACGTCTCATATGGGTTCCGCCAACAACTGGTGAACTGTTTTACCTGCGCATGATGTTGACGGTGGCAAAAGGACCAACAACATATGAGGAAATCAGGACCGTGGATAACATTCAGTATGATACATTCAGAGATGCATGCTTTGCAATGGGATTTCTTGAAGACGACAAAGAATACATAGCTGCTATAAAGGAGGCAAGTCATTGGGGGACTGGTCATTTTCTTCGAAAACTGTTTGTTATCATGCTTTTGTCTGGTGCTGTTAATCGCCCTGCACATGTTTGGGAACAAACTTGGctcctattatctgatggtgtctTACATACACAAAGAGCATTGGCTGCTAATCCAGGTTTGTTAGACATAATAAAATAGCAAACAAAACAATTTGTTAATAACAACCTACAGATGACTTACCAACAGTATTATAACTCAATTTCTCATATCAATGCAGAATTGGACCTCACACAAGAAGAGTTACAAAATTTGACTTTAATAGAAATTGAGAAACTGCTTCAGGCAAATAGAAGGACACTAAAGGATTTTAGTCCTATTCCATATCCGGATGCTTATGTTCTTGAACAGTTGGGAAACAGGCTCATATATGATGAGCGTAATTATGATACAGCATCAATGAACTCAGAATTTGAAAATCTGTTTGCTGCTCTTACAGGTAACTATTGCgtcaattaaattcattttattttacgcTTTGAAATTCTATGAATCAATTATTCTAACACCGTTCTACAATCAATATTATGTTCCTAAGATGAGCAAAgaagtatttatgaaaaaatcATCCACGCTGTGGAGTCTCAAAAACCTGCGGTTTTCTTCCTTCATGGTTATGGTGGTACCGGAAAAACATATATGTGGAGAACACTCGCAGCTGCATTAAGATCAAAACACGATATATGTTTAACTGTTGCAACTAGCGGTATAGCATCATTGTTACTTCCAGGAGGTAGAACTGCACATTCAAAGTTCAGGATACCGGTACCAACTATGGACAATTCTACTTGCAAGGTTGAATTCAACGATGATGTCGCAGACATGTTACAACAGACAAAGCTTATAATATGGGATGAGGCACCAATGGCGCATAAGTATGCAATAGAATCGCTTGACAGAACTTTGAAAGATGTTATGAGTGCAGACAAAAATTCAACTGATGTATTCGGTGGAAAGGTTGTTGTTTTCGGGGGCGATTTCAGACAGATTTTACCTGTCGTCCCCAGAGGCAGTCGTTCCGATATTGTACACTGTGCCATAAATGCATCTTACATATGGCATTCAGTTGAGGTATTAACATTGACAAGAAACATGCGGCTACGAACAGGATCAACACAGACTGACAAAAATGA encodes:
- the LOC131618410 gene encoding uncharacterized protein LOC131618410, which codes for MSRPVERIAEINDGKELWKIVVRIHHRWKVVSNSKEHFEMIFVDKLGDDIHAVVPAPHVSVFTEKCLLGHTYTVSNFKVVPYVLAFRASGHRYMIKFTAGTSVLDEDKHEIPPKSILFTSFSDIITGRFDKHVLIHVVGMVDSIGYAQTESGAKKQQISMMLRDHSNNMLNCTLWESYADQFIKFNKVRVAASLPTVVLLQYAKVKEEGKYPLSVTNTYNVTLLCVDADFPIMKDFIDRMPEESKVTLSDQLGGNSQYSSQSSENQQLTPVQKLFSKAVVLPIAEIIQLTDVTFCATVATTKLLVASPFGWFYRACHMCQSIARGDSPPFECEAGHETMAEVLRYKIEIEVTHGGQSCNFVFWNRECEMLLGLSASQLRNTMIQLFK
- the LOC131604685 gene encoding uncharacterized protein LOC131604685, giving the protein MAMKVKWHPRWKNCSVVMIIKNDPIIQQLKEKWGTDEEPIPIQTVVPDTLEIKESVDEAKTDANEDCELVTDLEITSEHKPDAVTPGGKRHLPAASSESIDGELSSNKLKKIIKMEKID
- the LOC131618518 gene encoding uncharacterized protein LOC131618518 codes for the protein METDVVKNTAPQTSIARQRRKLILKAKRDYRNRVRSSNLTSHLNHNFTSSVTYETTIETAMARKRRKIILDNRKRLRNLFNTEVSRVQNTNNIVSQSQKMDHASTSNYNMSSQSMDHPSTSNHNVSVESHYEDNDDSNSNNNLNSSNSFGSDEDSDPAQLQEAHLQEYYDIGDQSYECAHCQACMWYQEKVNRHKITATPRFYRCCRGGKIVLPFLEQPPQVLQDLLFNNTYSDSKNYQANIRTYNAMFSFTSPGMKFDTTYSKRGGPPTLRLQGQTCHRIGTLLPETGQPPQYAQLYIYDTDNEVEHRIKCFKDNKGIERPVVKKLKMMLDQHNVHAKAFRMARDVLRTNSFTDLKLRLISDRSEDGRVYNKPTVSEVAALIVGDINSADKRDILIQRRNGGLQRIDEFHPAYLAYQYPLIFPYGEDGYRKNIMHRYRHETEVTKRNRQSIKDWFSYRLQQRRKEAKTLLYSRRLFQQFLVDGYAMMESERLNWLRDNQSKLRVGKYNNLAAQTDCDTRNEHQKRGKRVVLPSTFVGSKRYMDQLYFDGMAISSQLGFPDLFVTFTCNPNWPEIKRALSGTGLQPHDRPDIISKVFKIKFDTLMDDITKHHVVGKVIALPKYYIEQTFNLIDMYTIEFQKRGLPHAHILIFLHPKSKYPTPSDIDKIISAEIPDPTVHPNLYKLVRAHMMHGPCGLARVTSQCMKNGRCSKYYPKKFIEDTIVDAEGYPLYRRRSKTFTIEKNGYDRITAAVSTNSNQPVDEIQQYLDCRYVSPSEACWRIYSYNIHGRKPAVERMFYHLVGEKPIYYTDYARMENVLETASVTESMFTAWLVANAKYEEAQTLTYGQFVSKFVYHKKKREWKPRKKGFTIGRLIWVPPTTGELFYLRMMLTVAKGPTTYEEIRTVDNIQYDTFRDACFAMGFLEDDKEYIAAIKEASHWGTGHFLRKLFVIMLLSGAVNRPAHVWEQTWLLLSDGVLHTQRALAANPELDLTQEELQNLTLIEIEKLLQANRRTLKDFSPIPYPDAYVLEQLGNRLIYDERNYDTASMNSEFENLFAALTGNYCVN